In Pelosinus sp. UFO1, one genomic interval encodes:
- the lpxA gene encoding acyl-ACP--UDP-N-acetylglucosamine O-acyltransferase → MKPEKVVVALRKIHETAVVHPNARIGKDVEIGPYAVIGENVVIGEGTKISAHVAIDGWTSIGKNCVIFPSASIGSEPQDLKFNGEKSYVFIGDNTKIREFATVNRATGEGEETRIGSNCLLMAYTHVAHNCVVGNHVIMSNAATLAGHVVVEDRAVIGGLAGIHQFVKIGMNAMVGGASKVVQDIPPFVIVDGHPARVSGLNNVGMARSGIGIEARSNIKKAYKILYRSGLSLAQAIETMEQELESYPEVEHFLRFLRNVERGVCRGRRDGE, encoded by the coding sequence ATGAAGCCGGAAAAGGTTGTTGTAGCTCTGCGTAAAATACATGAAACAGCAGTAGTTCATCCGAATGCTCGTATTGGCAAAGATGTTGAGATTGGGCCCTATGCAGTCATTGGTGAGAATGTAGTAATTGGTGAAGGCACTAAGATCAGTGCCCATGTTGCCATAGATGGATGGACTAGTATTGGGAAAAATTGTGTTATTTTTCCTAGTGCATCGATTGGCTCAGAGCCACAGGATTTAAAATTTAATGGTGAGAAAAGCTATGTATTTATTGGAGATAATACGAAAATTAGAGAGTTTGCCACTGTAAATCGAGCAACTGGTGAAGGGGAAGAAACTCGCATTGGCTCGAATTGCTTATTGATGGCTTATACTCATGTAGCTCATAACTGTGTAGTGGGCAACCATGTTATTATGTCCAATGCAGCTACCTTAGCAGGTCATGTAGTTGTCGAAGACCGAGCTGTTATTGGCGGTTTGGCCGGCATTCATCAGTTTGTTAAGATTGGTATGAACGCTATGGTAGGTGGTGCATCGAAAGTAGTGCAGGATATTCCGCCTTTCGTGATTGTTGATGGTCATCCAGCGAGAGTGTCGGGTTTAAATAATGTTGGTATGGCTCGTTCTGGCATTGGCATTGAAGCCCGTAGCAATATCAAAAAAGCATACAAAATATTATACCGTTCTGGTTTAAGTTTGGCACAAGCCATTGAAACAATGGAACAAGAATTGGAATCCTATCCTGAAGTGGAACACTTCCTGCGTTTTTTACGTAATGTAGAGCGGGGTGTCTGCCGCGGTCGTCGGGACGGGGAATAG